One genomic segment of Campylobacter concisus includes these proteins:
- a CDS encoding AI-2E family transporter gives MNNRLFFGIFVFCALALVVYLFKPYLLDIFIAALLAVAVSNVQIAFLSLTKNRKTLSSALTTSVLLCLFIAPLLYAVVEIAKYAAGFDINNVTKTIEFIKNYDFRMPESINFLEPKIKEFIGGLDIKMLFSQLATNLASLGKLSLKFGVDMIIILVFFFFCNLYGNELISYLKYALPLKQDDTESILSEVGNVMSVVFYSTIANMIIQGFLFAIITSFYGYDGVLTGIFFSFASLIPVVGGILAWAPISIYEFANGNTAAAITIAIYTIVVISFAADTLLKPLVIKFINSKLVKIPTKINELLIFFAMLAGITTFGFWGVILGPAIVTFFISTIKLYTLLRERNFV, from the coding sequence ATGAACAATAGACTATTTTTTGGAATTTTTGTATTTTGTGCTTTGGCTTTAGTGGTCTATCTTTTTAAACCATATCTGCTTGATATTTTTATCGCTGCACTGCTTGCTGTCGCGGTTTCAAATGTCCAAATCGCATTTTTATCGCTCACTAAAAACCGCAAGACGCTTTCATCGGCTCTTACCACATCTGTACTTCTTTGCTTATTTATCGCCCCACTTCTTTATGCGGTGGTTGAGATCGCAAAATACGCAGCTGGCTTTGATATAAACAATGTCACAAAGACTATCGAATTTATCAAAAATTATGATTTTAGGATGCCTGAGTCGATAAATTTTTTAGAGCCAAAGATAAAAGAATTTATCGGTGGACTTGATATTAAGATGCTTTTTTCTCAACTTGCGACAAATCTTGCAAGCCTGGGCAAGTTAAGCCTTAAATTTGGCGTTGATATGATCATTATTTTGGTCTTTTTCTTCTTTTGCAATCTTTATGGCAATGAACTAATCAGCTATCTAAAATATGCACTTCCGCTAAAGCAAGATGACACAGAGTCTATTTTAAGCGAAGTTGGTAACGTGATGAGTGTCGTTTTTTACTCAACCATTGCAAATATGATAATCCAAGGCTTTTTATTTGCTATTATCACAAGCTTTTACGGCTATGACGGCGTGCTAACTGGCATCTTTTTTAGCTTTGCTTCACTAATCCCAGTTGTTGGCGGTATTTTGGCGTGGGCGCCTATTAGCATTTATGAGTTTGCAAATGGCAACACAGCAGCAGCGATAACTATCGCAATTTATACGATCGTAGTGATCTCATTTGCAGCTGATACGCTTTTAAAGCCACTTGTTATTAAATTTATAAACTCAAAGCTAGTCAAAATACCAACAAAGATAAATGAACTTCTTATATTCTTTGCGATGCTCGCAGGTATCACGACATTTGGGTTTTGGGGTGTGATCCTTGGACCGGCGATTGTGACATTTTTTATCTCGACTATCAAGCTTTATACGCTTTTAAGAGAGAGAAATTTTGTATAA
- a CDS encoding HIT family protein, whose translation MIYEDKFIKIEREDNELPWIKIFTIKPFRELSDCDEASRARLFEAMLVAEKAMLEFYKPTKINIASFGNYVPHVHIHVIARFSDDAFFPDSVWANPKRKSELVLPEFKKFAKFLEEKLRASFE comes from the coding sequence ATGATCTATGAAGATAAATTTATAAAAATCGAGCGTGAAGACAACGAACTTCCATGGATAAAAATTTTTACCATTAAGCCATTTCGTGAGCTAAGCGATTGCGATGAAGCGAGTAGGGCAAGGCTATTTGAAGCGATGCTAGTAGCTGAAAAGGCGATGCTTGAGTTTTATAAACCAACCAAAATAAACATTGCAAGCTTTGGAAACTACGTGCCACACGTGCATATTCATGTTATTGCTAGATTTAGTGATGACGCATTTTTCCCAGATAGCGTTTGGGCTAATCCAAAAAGAAAAAGTGAGCTTGTGTTGCCAGAATTTAAGAAATTTGCAAAATTTTTAGAAGAAAAGTTAAGGGCTAGTTTTGAATAA